CAGCAAGTCCTTGTAGTGCGTCATGTCCTTTACCCGCGCTTTGACTAAGAAGTCGAATTCCCCTGATACAAGATGGCACTCTTCAACCTCGGGAATGAGTTCGATCGCTCCCGTGAAGGCTTTAAATGCGTCCCCGGCAGTGCGTTGTAAGGTCACCTGAACGAAGACTACGAGGCCAGCATCCAGTTTGCTGGGGGCCAAGCGCGCGTAGTAACCCGTAATCACCCCCTTGCCTTCCAACCGTTTGATGCGATCGGCGCAGGGCGACGGTGTGAGGCCAACACGACGACCGACCTCAGCTACGCTCATTCTGCCGTCTTTTTGAAGCAGCGAAAGAATCTTTCTATCCGTTTTTGACAGGCTTTCCATCACTAATCCCTTAACAGTTGGTTGCAAAAAAATATCGCATTATAAAAGTTGATTCCACTGCTGATAGTGTGAATTTAGTGAAAATAAAGTCGCAAATAGCCATTAATATCGCAATATCGCCTGCTTGTTTAAGAGGTCTAATCCAGTAAACATCGAGTAGAAAGGTTAATGGTTATGCGTATTGGTGTGCCAAAGGAAATTAAGAATCACGAGTACCGTGTAGGGCTGCCTCCCGCCGGTGTTGTTGAGCTGGTTAATCATGGTCATGAGGTCGTGATCGAGACAAACGCAGGCGAAGGAGCCGGGTTTTCAAACGAAGATTATGTGACCGCGGGCGCATCTATCGTCGACGCTCCTGAAACTATTTTCGCCAACTGCGACCTGATCGTTAAGGTTAAAGAGCCACAGCCCGGCGAATGCCGACAGCTTCGCCCGGGGCAGTTACTTTTCACTTACCTTCACTTGGCTGCCGATCGTCAACAAACCGATTTGCTCATGGAAAGCGGGGCAACCTGCATTGCCTACGAGACGGTCGAGGGTTCAAACGGCGGTTTGCCATTGTTAGCTCCCATGTCGGAAATTGCTGGCCGTCTCGCTGCTCAGGCGGGTGGCGACTTCTTAAAGAAATCGAGCGGTGGCCGCGGCGTATTGCTCGGGGGCGTACCCGGTGTTGCGCCTGCCAAAGTGGTGGTTATCGGCGGTGGCGTTGTGGGTACCAATGCGGCTCGGGTAGCGCAGGGGATGGGCGCGCGCGTTGTTGTGCTGGATCGCTCGCTTGATCGACTTCGTTACCTCGACGATATTTTCATGGGCCGTATTGAAACGGTTTGGTCGAGCGCAGCAGCGCTTGAAGAGCAGGTGTTGGATGCAGATTTAATCATCGGTGCTGTGTTAATCCCCGGTGCTGCTGCGCCCAAGTTGGTTAACCGTGCGCTGGTTTCCAAGCTTCAAAAAGGCAGTGTTATGGTCGATGTGGCCATTGACCAAGGTGGATGTTTTGAAACATCTCGAGCCACGTCTTATCAAGATCCGACTTATGACGTCGATGGGGTTGTCCATTACTGCGTGGCCAATATGCCAGGCGGAGTAGCAAGAACCGCAACGCTTGCATTAACCAATGCAACGCTACCTTACGTTGTGCGGTTGGCCAATCAGGGTCTTGATGCGCTGCGAGATGATGCACGATTTGCCCTTGGTTTGAACGTGCATGCAGGAAAGCTTACGCACGCGGGTGTCGGGGAAGCGTTCAGCTTGGATGCGATCTCACCAGCCGAAGCCCTGACTTCCTAGAGTAATTCGTTATAGTTGGCTCGCGTTTCCACTGCGGTCAACTATGAATACAACGTCCTTACAATCAGCCTCGGCTTTACCGACTCACCTTGCAGGCGAGATGCGTTCTAATCATGCGGGCGAGACGGGGGCAGTGTGGATTTACAGAGGTGTTCTAGCGGTATCGCGCAACGTCGAGATTCGGTCGTTTGCAGCGCACCATCTTGCGACTGAGCAGTTACACCTTCAGTTCTTTGACGATTGGCTAAGCGCGCCTCAGAAAAGTGTTCTACTGCCCCTGTGGCGCCTTTCGGGGTTCGTTCTCGGCGCCGTCTCTGCAATTGGCGGGCGACAATGGGTTTACGCCTCAATCGAAGCGGTTGAGACGTTTGTCGTGAAGCACTATGAGTCGCAATATGGGGCGCTAGAAGCCTACGGCGACGAAACACTTACCGCAGCTATACATCGGTTTTGCAATGATGAAGCCGACCACCGTGACGAAGCAGGTGGTGAGGCGCAGGCTCCTTCTAGCCTTCTTAAAGCGTGGTGTTGGGTCGTCGGATTTGGCTCTGAGCAGGCAGTTAAAATTGCGCGCAAGATCTGAGTCATCTAACAGGTAGTCTCAGGGTACTCATGTCCCATCGGCGGACAGAGACGCCCGTTTCGTTTTATCATCAAGATTATCGATAGGTTGTTGAGTCGGCGTCCTTTTTCTGGGTGCGATCGACAGCCGCAGGCCGGAAGAAGGACTTACCATGAGTGCTGAGTTGGTTAGAGCACGAATCGATGCGGGCCCGACGGTGCCGCTCATGTGGCTGGTCGTCTTTTTTGGCTTTCTGCTGAATCTCGCCGATGGTATAGATGTCGTTGCTATGTCCGTCACCGCTCCAAGTGTGGCGGTATCGTGGGGGCTCGAGCGTTCGGCACTGGGCTCACTATTTAGTTCTGCGCTCTTTGGTATGGCGATTGGCGCGGCAGGTCTTGCACCTTTATCAGACCGGTTGGGTCGCAGAGCGTTGTTAGTTGCGGCCATATTCTTGGTGGGCCTGAGCATGCTCGGTGTCAGTTGGATTGCAAGCAGCGGCTCGGTGACACTGTTTGCGATGTTGCGTTTCATTTCGGGTCTGGGTATCGGAATCATTTTTGGCAGTGCCCCTGCTTTGGCCTCTGAATTTATGCCAAGTCGATACCGAAGCCTTGCGGTTTCCCTAGTAGTGATGGGGTATCCCGTGGGTGCGGTACTCGCAGGCCCTATCGCCAATGCCTTAATTCCTGATTACGGTTGGCCCGCGGTGTTTACCGCTGGGGGTGCCTTAACGTTAACGATTGGCGTTGTAACGTGGATGCTTTTGCCTGAGTCTCCTGAGTTTTTAGCGAGCCGCCCAGGGGACAGACCTGAGCGGGAGAGTACGGTGAATGGTGTACTGGCACGTATGGACCGGGGGCCTATTCAGGGCTTACCCAGTGATGTAACGCCACCGTCCTCAACGCCAGTGGCGCAAATACTGACGGCTGACCGACGATTTAAAACCCTCGCGCTCTGGACTGTGTATTTCATGGGGTTTTTGACCATGTATTTCATGTTGTCTTGGATACCGACTTTATTCGTCGATTCAGGCTATACCCGATCTCAGGGCATTGATGCACTGACGGGGTTCAATATTGGCGCGATACCCGGCATTTTAATTCTAGCTTTCCTTACGACGCGGCTACCGTTGGTGCCATTGCTCTCACTCTTTTTTCTGTCCGCGGGTGGGGTATTGGTGTTCGTAGGTCTCACTGAACCCTCTGAGCTGGGCAGTCTCATGGCCCTGATGTTTTTTGCGGGGGTGTTCTTGCACGGGGGCTTTACCTGTCTGTATGCACTGGCAGCTCAGGTTTATCCGAGTGATGTGCGCGCAGCCGGCGTGGGTTGGGCTGCAGGCTTGGGCAGGACCGGTGCAATTGTCTCGCCGGTATTCGCCGCGGCACTGATTACGGCTGGTTGGGACATGTATGCGCTATTTGTGTGCTTTGCACTCCCGCTGCTCGCTGTAGGCTTTTTGCTATGGGTATTTTCAAATGATGACTGAATCTTTTTCATGGTTTCCTAGTCTCGAAGAACGGGGTAGCGCAACAGCGCTAATAGACCGTGAACAGTCGATTTCCTATGACGCACTCAACCAGTCGGTGGATCGCGTTATTGCGGGCTTATTGAACGCTGCGGATTCACTTGACGAGGAGCGAGTGGCTTTTCTGTATCCGGCAAGTTTCGACTATGCGGCATTGATCATTGGCGTCGTGGCAGCGGGGGGTATTGCGGTGCCGCTGAGTGTCCATGCGAGCGCTGATGAACTGTCGCATTGTCTTTCTGTGGCTGGGGTCAAGCGATTACTCCTGCCCGATGCGTTGCGTACACCGGCACTCGACACTGTTTGTGATCAGTTGGGTGTGGCGCAACTGAGTGTCGAGGCTTTACCCGACGCCGATCGACCGAGTGCCTTGCCACTCAAAGCCGAGCAGGGCGCATTAATTGTGTTCACCAGCGGTACCACAGGCAAACCCAAGGCGGTCGTTCACACGGTTGAGAGCGTGTCGGCCATGATTACATCGCTTATTGAAGCGTGGGGTTGGCTCGAGACCGATCACATTCCATTGTTTCTGCCGCTCCATCACGTCCACGGTATCGTTAATATCTTGCTGTGCGCGCTGTGGCGCGGCGCCAGCGTCGACCTTCATGCGCGCTTTGATGCCGAGAGAATCTGCTCCAATGTGGCTTTGGGGCGTTACTCAGTATTCATGGCGGTACCCACTATTTACGTGAAGCTGATTGCCCACATAAAGACACTCGAGCACGATCGGCAAACACAAGTCACCCAGGGGTTTGCCCGAATGAGACTGAACGTTTCAGGATCGGCTGCCTGCCCTGTGCCGCTGTTTGAGGAGTGGGAAGGCCTTACCTCTCAGCGCTTTCTGGAGCGATACGGGATGACTGAGTTAGGCATGGCGCTATCCAATCCTTACCGTGGTGATCGCCGACCGGGGCACGTGGGCCAACCCTTACCTGGCGTCAAGATTAAACGGGTCGATGAGAGCGGTAATGACATCCTTGACGACGCGACCCCGGGTGAGTTGGCGGTGAAAAGCCAAACAGCATTTAGAGAATATTGGGGGAATGTCACGTCTACTGACAGAGCATTTGCCGATGGCTGGTTTTTAACCGGGGATATCGCTGTGATTGATGAGGGTGCCTATCGAATATTGGGTCGTGCCTCGATCGACATTATTAAGTCAGGCGGCTTCAAGCTATCGGCATTAGAGATAGAGGCGACGTTACTTGAGCACCCCAATGTGAGCGAGGTTGCCGTGATCGGTGTGCCTGATCATGAATGGGGTGAGCTCGTTGCGTGTGCGCTAGTGTTACATGAGCAGGTCTCGCAAGAGAGTCTCATAGAATGGGCGCGTGAGCGGATGAGTGCCTACAAAGTGCCCCGCAAATGGCATTTTACCGACGCTTTACCTCGTAACGCCCTTGGAAAGGTAACGAAGCCATCTCTAAGGTCTTGGTTTTAGCGGGGACACAGCATGTTAGTTGACTTGACGGATCGTTAAGTAATTCATTGATGCAGCGCAAAATCATTCATATCGATGCTGATTGTTTCTACGCCGCCATAGAGATGCGCGATGACCCTAAGTTGCGCGGTATACCCATGGCCGTTGGCGGCAGTGCGGACCGTCGTGGTGTGTTGACCACAGCCAATTACGATGCGCGGAAATTTGGTGTCCGCTCAGCGATGTCGACGGCCCACGCTATGCGTCTTTGTCCGCATCTCACGGTGGTGCCGCCGCAGTTCATGAAGTATCGCGAAGCGTCGAAAGCGATGCGCGCGATTTTTGAGGAGTACACGGACATCATCGAGCCTTTGTCACTGGACGAGGCCTTCCTCGATGTCACCGAGTCCAGTGGGGAGAGCCTCACCGCGACAAAAATCGCCAAAGAAATCCGTGCGAAGGTAGAAAAAGAGATCGATATCACCGTGTCAGCTGGCGTATCCGTAAATAAATTTATTGCCAAAGTCGCCTCCGACTGGGAGAAGCCCAACGGATTGACGGTTGTCACGCCCGATCAAGTTGACGCTTTTGTCGGCGCCTTACCAGTTAAAAAAATTCCGGGCGTAGGGGCTGTGACGGCTGAAAAAATGCATCGCTATGGATTAAAAACCTGTGCTGATGTGAGGGTTTGGGGTCTCCACGATCTTGTTCGACGATTTGGAAAATTCGGTGTAGTGCTTCACGAACGCTCGCGTGGTCGCGATGAAAGGCCCGTTCAGCCAAGCCGGATTCGCAAGTCGATCAGTGTTGAAACCACTTTTGGAGAGGATCTCGCTGGACCGAGCGTGTGGGAGCCCTACGTCGATAAGTTATTTGAACAGCTACTTGGGCGCATTGAGTCTGCCAAGGCAAATGAGAGCATTCATAAAGCGTTTGTGAAGCTAAAATTCTCCGATTTCAGCAGTACCACGGTCGAGCGTGTGGGAACAGCCGCGGTCGAGTCGGATTATCGACAGTTATTGATAGAGGGTTGGCACCGCCGTGAGATGCCGGTTCGGCTCATTGGTATTGGCGTGAGGCTACAGGATGGTTGGGAGCATGCATCACGCCGGTTGCCGTTTGAGCAGGGCGAGGACTGAGTTGCATCGAGTGATGCTGCCGAGCGAGCGTTATTTGGTACAGGAAATGCCGGGTGTTTGATCATTGACCGCACGAACAGCCTGGGTGTGTCTCGATCTGTTTGTGTTATTGAGATTATCGATTTGGCGATAACACTTGGGTTTGAAAAAACAGCCACGTATCCTTATGCGGTCTCAACTAGCCAAAAAAGCCCAAGGAACGGCGGTATGTCCCGAATGATTTCTCAGCTCGATTCTGTGGTTGTCGGTGTTAACGATCTGTCTGCTGCGACAGCAGATTATGCGGCGCTGACAGGGAGCCAAGCACAGGAAGTGGCGTTTCGGGGTGGATCTTCAGTCAGCTTTCAGCTGGCGAATACCTGTTTGCGATTGGTTGAGACGTCTGAGCGACAGGGCCTCAAACAGCTGGTCTTTGGCTGTCCTGACCTTGACTCCGCGCGTCGCCGGCTACCCAATGTTGGCATCGAGATTATTGATGAGGCGTCGGATGACGGGTTTCTTGCGCTAAACCCCGAGACCACCCGGAGTGTGAACCTGGCTTTGACGGCAGCGCGCGAGACCGAGTCACGCGATTTACCCAGTGCGGGCGCCTTATCGGGACTTGATCATGCGGTGGTTGCCAGCGGTGATGGTGATTTTACGTCAGCGCTGTTGAGCGGTCGTTTGCAGCTCGACATGCGCCTCGATCTCACTAATGAGAACTGGGACGCGCGCCTCATGTTCTTTCGCTGTGGCGATCTCATCATTGAGGTTTATCAGCCGCTGTCCAAGCCCTTGGGTCCCGAGCGCGATCGTTTCTTTGGCTTGAGCTGGCGCACGGACAATATTGAAGCGACCCATAGCGAACTTACCGAGCGTGGGTTTGATGTCTCAGAAATCCGGACGGGTCGACGTCCTGGTACCCAGGTGTGCACGGTGCGTGACAAAACCCATGGTGTACCCACGCTGATACTCGGCAGGGACTAAGGCTTCATCGAATCCTGAAGGCCCAAGGTTTACTGCTGTTTAAGTGTCGCTGTTTAAAAAAATTCTGTTTAAAAAACGGCTGTTTAAAAACGTTCATTAAAAAAAGGTGCACGAAATCAACATGCACCGCTTCAGCGCGTTTGAGTCAGAGCTTATGAGCCTAACGCCGCCGCAATGGCCGTCATCGCCGCATTGGCATGAGCGTGGTAGTTGGTATCCACGGCAGCAGGCGCGTTACTGTGCATCGAGATCACGACGTCTCGATTTGGATCGATAAAGATAAACTGCCCAAAGATGCCTTCCGCCATATACGTGCCACCGCCGTACAGCCACCACTTGTAACCGTAGCCCTCATAGCCTTTTGAGGGCGATGTGGCCTCGGCCATCCAGCCGTCGGGCACGATGGATTCACCTACCGCATTCACAGCGCCGTTTTTCACGAAAATACCGAGTCGTGCATAGTCACGGATGGATGCGCTGATGCAGCAGCCACCGGTTTCGCCGGCAAATGGGGCCGATTGCATCCAGTTACCCCAATGCTCCATGCCAAAGCCCTGCCAGACTTTGGCGTTCATGTAGTCAGTGGCTGAGTTGCCGACGGCCGCTCTTAACACCTCACCCAAGAGGTTGCTCTCGGCCGTGTTGTAGTTAAAGACCGCTCCGGGTTTGTGTTTCTGAGGCAGCGTTCCCAAGTAGTCCGTCAGTTGGGTTCCTTGGAAGGTGCCCGCTTTTGCGACGTCGGAATCCGGATCCGCGTAGTCCTCGTTCCAGGCAACGCCCGAGGACATTTGCAGAATGTTTTTAATCGACACCGCGCCGTAAGCTGTGCCCTTGAGTCGCGGTAAATAGGTCTCTACCGTGTCTTCAATACTGCCGATGAAGCCATCTTTAACCGCGGCACCAATGAGCGTTGAGGTAAAGGACTTGGTCACGGAGAAGGAGATCCAAACAGACTCTGGGCTATGGTCTTCAGCGTAGTGCTCAAGCTTGATGGTGTCGCCCTTGACGACCGCCATGCCCAGGAGTGGTTCCCGCTTCAGGAAATCACCGACCGTGAATGTTTCACCACCAACCTGATAGCTCACGCGCTCAAGATCGCGATCGATCTCAGTAGTCAGCGCATAGGGTTTCTCGGATGGAAACAAAGGACGCGTCGGCATCCAAGCGTTGATATGCGCAAAGGCGACGCGTCGATCAGCAGTGGGGTAGAGCAGAACATTCGCATCAAGGTCGCCCGATTTTAGTCGCTCCAGGAAACCTTCGACTTCTTGGTTCGTGGCGGCGCTGGCGGGCAGTGCTATAGCACTAAGCGTAATGACGCTCAGGGTGAGGGCAGTGAGGAGTGATCGCATGGGTTTACCTTTTTTAGAATCGTCTCTATTCGTTGTTATTAAATCGTTGGTCCGTTTGCGTTGTGCGGGTGCAACTTACTCAGTCGAACCGTCCTGATCATCACTCGAATCCTCTCTATAACGCTCAAACCACGCCAAGATGTTGTTGACCTTGGCGATGAGGTTCGACGGCCGCGCATAAATGCTATGGCTCGCGCCGGGGATGCGGACCATGAGCGTATCGATACCACGATGCTTTAGGGCTTGGTAGTACTGCTCGGTCTCACTCATGGGCGTTCGATAGTCCGCTTCGCCCGTGAGAAGCATCGTGGGCGTTGACACATTACCTACCAAAGACAAGGGGGAGCGCTTCCAATAGCTCTCGTAGTCTTCCCAAGGTGGAGCGTCAAACCAAGTGGTAGCAAAGTAGTAGTTGAGGTCTGCCGTTAAAACAAAGCTCGCCCAATTGATGACGGGTTTGGCGACTACCGCAGCGCGAAATCGATCGGTTTTGCCCACAATCCAGGCCGTGAGTACACCACCACCCGAACCACCGGTAACGTAAAGCTGATTCGCGTCGACATAACCCCGGTCAAGAAGTACGTCCACACCCGACATCAAGTCATCGTAATCATAACCGGGGTAGGCCAGATCTATGGTGTTCGCAAATTCTTCGCCGTAACTCGTGCTACCGCGGGGGTTTGTATAGAACACAACATAGCCCGCCGCTGCATAGAGCTGAGCTTCGGTTGAGTAGTTGGGGCCATAGGCAGAGTGGGGGCCGCCGTGGATCTCAAGAATCATTGGGTAGGTTTTGTTGGGATCGAAACCGGGTGGTTTCATCACCCAGCCTTCGACTTCAAGACCGTCGTGCGAAGAGGCCCAGGTCATCCTCTCTACGCGCGCCATCTCACGTTGACCCATGAGATCGCTGTTGAGGTCGGTGAGTAAACGCGGCGCTTTTCCGGGCCGCATCAACGCGAGATCAGCGGGGCGATCATCGCGACCTAGGGTAAATGCTAAATGGCCTTTTCCACCGACCGAGAAAACGCCGCTGGTATAGGGGCGACCGAGTGCGGTACCGCCGAGAACAATGTCGCTTTGCTTCAACCTTCCTTTCACATCAACCTCAGCAACTCGGGTCATACCAAGGTCGTTGAAGCTAATCCAAAGACGTTTGCTATCGGGCGTCCATTGAACATCAGAGACTGACCGATCGAGATCTTCTGTAAGCGAGCGGTCCTCACCCGACTGCAAGTCTTTGACTCTCAGTTGAGCACGGTTGTAGCCCTGACGGGTATCAGCGGCTGAGGTATATGCCAAATAACGTCCGTTTGAGGAGATGACTGGGTTACTCTCAGAGCCGGCGCGGTCCGTCACTTTCACAAGCTCTCCGCTCACCAGCGAGGCGCTAAAGAGATCGGTTTGGCGCGGGTGATACTCGGCATCGTCACGTCGATTACTCGAAAAAATAATCGACTTGCTGTCTGGCATCCACGTCACAGGCCCGCCGATGGGGTAGTCACCATTACTCATTTGCCGAGGCGTGCCACCGTCTGCGGGAACCACAAAAACTTGGTTATTACCCGTTGGCAGATAGCCGCCCCCGTCACGTCTAAAGGTCATGCGATCTATCACAGTTGCAGGTTCCGCCCAGCTAGCCCCTTTTGGCTTTGCAGGCATCTCAGCTAAGGTCGGTGATGCTTTGGGAACAAACCGTGTGAAGGCAATAAATTTCCCGTCAGGAGACCAGACAATGCTTCGGGGTGATTGGGGCAGGGTGGTGACTTTTGCCGTCTCGCCGCCATCTAACCATTGAACAAACAGCTGATTTTTACCGTCACGGTTCGAGAGGTAGGCGAGCCGATCGCCTGAGGGAGACCAACGGGGAG
The Candidatus Paraluminiphilus aquimaris genome window above contains:
- a CDS encoding Lrp/AsnC ligand binding domain-containing protein, whose translation is MESLSKTDRKILSLLQKDGRMSVAEVGRRVGLTPSPCADRIKRLEGKGVITGYYARLAPSKLDAGLVVFVQVTLQRTAGDAFKAFTGAIELIPEVEECHLVSGEFDFLVKARVKDMTHYKDLLAGSLLQLPNVQESKSYPVMESVVQRSGIRL
- the ald gene encoding alanine dehydrogenase, with product MRIGVPKEIKNHEYRVGLPPAGVVELVNHGHEVVIETNAGEGAGFSNEDYVTAGASIVDAPETIFANCDLIVKVKEPQPGECRQLRPGQLLFTYLHLAADRQQTDLLMESGATCIAYETVEGSNGGLPLLAPMSEIAGRLAAQAGGDFLKKSSGGRGVLLGGVPGVAPAKVVVIGGGVVGTNAARVAQGMGARVVVLDRSLDRLRYLDDIFMGRIETVWSSAAALEEQVLDADLIIGAVLIPGAAAPKLVNRALVSKLQKGSVMVDVAIDQGGCFETSRATSYQDPTYDVDGVVHYCVANMPGGVARTATLALTNATLPYVVRLANQGLDALRDDARFALGLNVHAGKLTHAGVGEAFSLDAISPAEALTS
- a CDS encoding demethoxyubiquinone hydroxylase family protein, with amino-acid sequence MNTTSLQSASALPTHLAGEMRSNHAGETGAVWIYRGVLAVSRNVEIRSFAAHHLATEQLHLQFFDDWLSAPQKSVLLPLWRLSGFVLGAVSAIGGRQWVYASIEAVETFVVKHYESQYGALEAYGDETLTAAIHRFCNDEADHRDEAGGEAQAPSSLLKAWCWVVGFGSEQAVKIARKI
- a CDS encoding MFS transporter — its product is MSAELVRARIDAGPTVPLMWLVVFFGFLLNLADGIDVVAMSVTAPSVAVSWGLERSALGSLFSSALFGMAIGAAGLAPLSDRLGRRALLVAAIFLVGLSMLGVSWIASSGSVTLFAMLRFISGLGIGIIFGSAPALASEFMPSRYRSLAVSLVVMGYPVGAVLAGPIANALIPDYGWPAVFTAGGALTLTIGVVTWMLLPESPEFLASRPGDRPERESTVNGVLARMDRGPIQGLPSDVTPPSSTPVAQILTADRRFKTLALWTVYFMGFLTMYFMLSWIPTLFVDSGYTRSQGIDALTGFNIGAIPGILILAFLTTRLPLVPLLSLFFLSAGGVLVFVGLTEPSELGSLMALMFFAGVFLHGGFTCLYALAAQVYPSDVRAAGVGWAAGLGRTGAIVSPVFAAALITAGWDMYALFVCFALPLLAVGFLLWVFSNDD
- a CDS encoding acyl-CoA synthetase, with amino-acid sequence MMTESFSWFPSLEERGSATALIDREQSISYDALNQSVDRVIAGLLNAADSLDEERVAFLYPASFDYAALIIGVVAAGGIAVPLSVHASADELSHCLSVAGVKRLLLPDALRTPALDTVCDQLGVAQLSVEALPDADRPSALPLKAEQGALIVFTSGTTGKPKAVVHTVESVSAMITSLIEAWGWLETDHIPLFLPLHHVHGIVNILLCALWRGASVDLHARFDAERICSNVALGRYSVFMAVPTIYVKLIAHIKTLEHDRQTQVTQGFARMRLNVSGSAACPVPLFEEWEGLTSQRFLERYGMTELGMALSNPYRGDRRPGHVGQPLPGVKIKRVDESGNDILDDATPGELAVKSQTAFREYWGNVTSTDRAFADGWFLTGDIAVIDEGAYRILGRASIDIIKSGGFKLSALEIEATLLEHPNVSEVAVIGVPDHEWGELVACALVLHEQVSQESLIEWARERMSAYKVPRKWHFTDALPRNALGKVTKPSLRSWF
- the dinB gene encoding DNA polymerase IV, translated to MQRKIIHIDADCFYAAIEMRDDPKLRGIPMAVGGSADRRGVLTTANYDARKFGVRSAMSTAHAMRLCPHLTVVPPQFMKYREASKAMRAIFEEYTDIIEPLSLDEAFLDVTESSGESLTATKIAKEIRAKVEKEIDITVSAGVSVNKFIAKVASDWEKPNGLTVVTPDQVDAFVGALPVKKIPGVGAVTAEKMHRYGLKTCADVRVWGLHDLVRRFGKFGVVLHERSRGRDERPVQPSRIRKSISVETTFGEDLAGPSVWEPYVDKLFEQLLGRIESAKANESIHKAFVKLKFSDFSSTTVERVGTAAVESDYRQLLIEGWHRREMPVRLIGIGVRLQDGWEHASRRLPFEQGED
- a CDS encoding VOC family protein — translated: MSRMISQLDSVVVGVNDLSAATADYAALTGSQAQEVAFRGGSSVSFQLANTCLRLVETSERQGLKQLVFGCPDLDSARRRLPNVGIEIIDEASDDGFLALNPETTRSVNLALTAARETESRDLPSAGALSGLDHAVVASGDGDFTSALLSGRLQLDMRLDLTNENWDARLMFFRCGDLIIEVYQPLSKPLGPERDRFFGLSWRTDNIEATHSELTERGFDVSEIRTGRRPGTQVCTVRDKTHGVPTLILGRD
- a CDS encoding serine hydrolase domain-containing protein, giving the protein MRSLLTALTLSVITLSAIALPASAATNQEVEGFLERLKSGDLDANVLLYPTADRRVAFAHINAWMPTRPLFPSEKPYALTTEIDRDLERVSYQVGGETFTVGDFLKREPLLGMAVVKGDTIKLEHYAEDHSPESVWISFSVTKSFTSTLIGAAVKDGFIGSIEDTVETYLPRLKGTAYGAVSIKNILQMSSGVAWNEDYADPDSDVAKAGTFQGTQLTDYLGTLPQKHKPGAVFNYNTAESNLLGEVLRAAVGNSATDYMNAKVWQGFGMEHWGNWMQSAPFAGETGGCCISASIRDYARLGIFVKNGAVNAVGESIVPDGWMAEATSPSKGYEGYGYKWWLYGGGTYMAEGIFGQFIFIDPNRDVVISMHSNAPAAVDTNYHAHANAAMTAIAAALGS
- a CDS encoding S9 family peptidase, encoding MPLKLRYPARSRVLLNLSLTVIVSSFALQVQISQAASLPVFVAEDVFEMEYANDPQVSPNGSRVAYVRTSMDIMTDQARRTIWVVDTNGDNHRPLVSGPGNFSSPRWSPSGDRLAYLSNRDGKNQLFVQWLDGGETAKVTTLPQSPRSIVWSPDGKFIAFTRFVPKASPTLAEMPAKPKGASWAEPATVIDRMTFRRDGGGYLPTGNNQVFVVPADGGTPRQMSNGDYPIGGPVTWMPDSKSIIFSSNRRDDAEYHPRQTDLFSASLVSGELVKVTDRAGSESNPVISSNGRYLAYTSAADTRQGYNRAQLRVKDLQSGEDRSLTEDLDRSVSDVQWTPDSKRLWISFNDLGMTRVAEVDVKGRLKQSDIVLGGTALGRPYTSGVFSVGGKGHLAFTLGRDDRPADLALMRPGKAPRLLTDLNSDLMGQREMARVERMTWASSHDGLEVEGWVMKPPGFDPNKTYPMILEIHGGPHSAYGPNYSTEAQLYAAAGYVVFYTNPRGSTSYGEEFANTIDLAYPGYDYDDLMSGVDVLLDRGYVDANQLYVTGGSGGGVLTAWIVGKTDRFRAAVVAKPVINWASFVLTADLNYYFATTWFDAPPWEDYESYWKRSPLSLVGNVSTPTMLLTGEADYRTPMSETEQYYQALKHRGIDTLMVRIPGASHSIYARPSNLIAKVNNILAWFERYREDSSDDQDGSTE